From a single Cytophagales bacterium WSM2-2 genomic region:
- a CDS encoding large protein has product MNRICFFALSFFIFLFLTSAFAQTEVTHEDISNQKFDPALLLWYKTPANKWEEALPVGNGRLGAMVYGNRFEETIQLNENTYWTGGPYSSVVKGGHEKLKEIQQLVFDQKFLRAHNLFGRHLMGYPVEQMKYQSLATFHLFFTRDETVSDYKRWLDLSTGVAHVDFKAGDVRYHREVFSSNPDQVIAIRITADKPGSISFSANLRGVRNQAHSNYGTDYFRMNGYGKDGLQLTGKSADYLGVEGKIKYEARVKVKADGGEVSVEDYTLKVVNANSVVIYFTAATNFINYKDVSGDQHQRVEDYLKQFELKSFQTTRENHIKDFQSLMSRASLSLPKLPNSFLPTDERIAKSSSEEDPSLAALAYQFGRYVLISSSRPGLQPANLQGIWNNDMNPPWDSKYTTNINTQMNYWAAESANLSDCSQPLFQMVKEMGDQGGQVAKEHYGARGWVLHQNTDIWRVAAPMDGPTWGTFTVGGAWLVNELWEHYNYTLDKNLASEFYQVMKGSVEFFLDFLVAHPNGKWLVTNPSTSPENFPMSPGNERYFDEVTGSFIPGTTICAGSSIDMQILSDLFANFIQASKILKVDEDLARKVELTRSKLVPPQIGKDGMLQEWADDWGQLEKNHRHFSHMYGLYPGNVFSSRKTPDFLNACKAVLEQRGDGGAGWSRAWKVALWARLHDGNRSLKIFKGYLKEQAFPQLFAKCFTPMQVDGTLGMTAGISEMLVQSHEGALELLPALPTDWSEGKLDGVCARGGFVLNMEWKQSKLTSLQILSKAGEPCRIYLADPIVKVTLNGKKVAFQREGEIVQFSTEKNQTYVLSFK; this is encoded by the coding sequence ATGAACAGAATCTGCTTTTTTGCTCTCTCATTTTTTATTTTTCTTTTTCTTACTTCTGCTTTTGCCCAAACAGAAGTTACTCATGAAGATATTTCCAATCAGAAATTTGATCCCGCATTATTACTTTGGTACAAGACCCCGGCAAACAAATGGGAGGAAGCGCTGCCGGTAGGTAATGGAAGACTGGGGGCCATGGTCTACGGTAACCGGTTTGAAGAAACAATTCAGCTCAATGAAAATACATACTGGACCGGTGGACCATATTCGTCTGTAGTGAAAGGTGGCCATGAAAAACTGAAAGAAATTCAACAGCTGGTTTTTGATCAGAAATTCTTGCGGGCACATAACCTGTTCGGCCGGCACTTGATGGGTTATCCCGTTGAGCAGATGAAATATCAGTCGCTGGCTACATTCCACTTGTTCTTTACCAGGGATGAGACTGTATCCGACTATAAGCGATGGCTTGATTTGAGCACGGGGGTCGCCCATGTTGATTTTAAGGCAGGAGATGTGCGCTATCACCGAGAGGTTTTCTCTTCCAATCCTGACCAGGTGATCGCGATACGAATTACTGCGGATAAGCCAGGCAGCATTTCCTTTTCAGCTAATCTCCGAGGAGTCCGCAACCAGGCGCACTCGAACTATGGGACTGATTATTTCAGAATGAATGGATATGGGAAGGATGGTTTACAACTTACGGGCAAGTCGGCTGACTACCTGGGAGTAGAGGGAAAGATAAAATACGAAGCCAGGGTTAAAGTAAAAGCAGATGGTGGGGAGGTTAGTGTCGAAGACTACACCCTCAAAGTAGTAAACGCCAATTCTGTTGTCATCTATTTCACTGCTGCCACCAATTTTATAAACTATAAAGACGTCAGTGGTGATCAGCATCAGAGGGTTGAGGATTACTTAAAGCAGTTCGAATTAAAATCGTTTCAAACGACTAGGGAGAATCATATCAAGGACTTTCAAAGTCTGATGTCACGTGCATCGCTATCCTTGCCGAAGTTACCCAATTCATTTCTGCCAACAGACGAACGGATTGCAAAGAGCTCGTCAGAAGAAGATCCGTCTCTCGCAGCATTGGCGTATCAATTCGGCAGATATGTTTTGATCAGTTCATCGCGACCAGGTTTGCAGCCGGCTAACCTTCAGGGAATTTGGAACAATGACATGAACCCGCCATGGGATTCGAAGTACACAACCAATATTAACACCCAGATGAATTATTGGGCGGCAGAGAGCGCTAACCTTTCCGATTGCTCGCAGCCATTATTTCAGATGGTCAAAGAAATGGGTGACCAGGGCGGTCAAGTTGCAAAGGAACATTATGGAGCGCGAGGGTGGGTGCTTCACCAAAATACCGACATTTGGCGAGTTGCCGCTCCGATGGACGGACCGACCTGGGGAACATTCACAGTAGGAGGAGCGTGGTTGGTCAACGAATTGTGGGAGCATTACAACTACACGCTTGACAAGAATTTAGCTTCAGAATTTTATCAGGTCATGAAAGGCTCCGTTGAATTCTTTCTTGATTTCCTGGTCGCACATCCTAACGGGAAATGGCTTGTTACCAATCCTTCTACGTCTCCGGAAAATTTCCCAATGAGTCCCGGCAACGAAAGATACTTTGATGAAGTGACCGGCAGCTTCATTCCCGGCACAACGATTTGTGCAGGCTCTTCCATCGACATGCAAATCCTGTCTGACTTGTTCGCCAATTTTATTCAGGCCAGTAAAATTCTGAAGGTAGATGAAGATTTAGCGAGAAAAGTTGAATTGACGCGATCAAAACTTGTTCCGCCTCAGATTGGAAAGGATGGAATGCTACAGGAGTGGGCTGATGATTGGGGGCAACTCGAAAAAAATCACCGTCACTTTTCTCATATGTATGGACTCTATCCCGGCAATGTATTCTCTTCTCGGAAGACACCGGACTTCCTCAATGCGTGCAAGGCAGTACTGGAGCAGCGTGGCGATGGAGGCGCAGGTTGGTCGCGGGCATGGAAAGTGGCTTTGTGGGCGCGGCTTCATGATGGCAATCGTTCACTTAAGATTTTTAAAGGCTACCTTAAGGAACAGGCATTTCCCCAACTCTTTGCCAAATGTTTTACTCCGATGCAGGTAGACGGAACCCTGGGCATGACTGCTGGGATTTCCGAGATGCTGGTTCAATCGCACGAAGGAGCACTGGAGCTATTACCTGCCTTGCCAACCGATTGGAGCGAGGGTAAATTAGACGGTGTTTGTGCACGCGGAGGTTTTGTATTGAACATGGAATGGAAGCAAAGTAAACTGACATCGCTGCAAATCCTTTCCAAAGCAGGTGAACCTTGCAGGATTTATCTGGCGGACCCCATTGTGAAGGTCACTCTTAACGGTAAAAAAGTAGCCTTCCAACGTGAAGGTGAGA
- the dnaB gene encoding replicative DNA helicase translates to MEQRSTPVRLSSAISGAGNKPRTLARDISESLGKLPPQALDLEEAILGALMLEKNALTAVVEFLRPEHFYSDQNREIFQAIIDLFKSSEPVDMRTVVAQLRKNGKLEVAGGAFYIAELTSKVSSAANIEYHARIIIEMAIKRDLIQIASQIHHDAYEDTTDVFDLLDKTEQSIFQISDSNLRKNYDNMKSLMYRAIQELQEKKNHKDGLTGIPSGFSRLDRVTSGWQRSDLVIIAARPGMGKTAFIVSALRNAAVDFNHAVAIFSLEMASLQLVNRLISAEAELESEKIKKGNLAEFEWQQLVHKTNRLSSAPIFIDDTPALSILELRAKCRRLKAEHNIQLIVIDYLQLMKGESGGNREQEIASISRALKGIAKELNVPVIALSQLSRGVETRGGDKRPQLSDLRESGSIEQDADIVMFLYRPEYYKITEYEDGTPSQGVAEVIIAKHRNGSLENVRLKFIGKFTKFADYDAPDGFTPMSNIQSRMNQRNEPPPFPGDEETPF, encoded by the coding sequence ATGGAGCAAAGATCAACGCCAGTGAGGCTTAGTTCCGCAATCAGCGGAGCAGGTAACAAACCACGAACCCTCGCGAGAGACATCTCCGAGAGTTTGGGAAAGTTGCCGCCTCAGGCGCTTGATCTGGAGGAAGCCATTCTCGGTGCACTCATGCTCGAAAAGAACGCACTCACAGCGGTTGTTGAATTTTTACGCCCTGAACACTTCTATTCTGACCAGAACAGGGAAATATTTCAAGCCATCATCGATCTTTTCAAGTCGTCCGAGCCGGTCGATATGCGTACCGTGGTTGCACAGCTTCGTAAAAACGGAAAACTGGAAGTTGCCGGCGGTGCTTTTTATATTGCTGAACTGACTTCCAAAGTAAGTTCGGCAGCCAACATCGAGTATCACGCCAGGATTATCATCGAGATGGCTATCAAGCGTGACTTGATCCAGATCGCTTCGCAAATACATCACGATGCTTACGAAGATACCACGGATGTATTTGACCTGCTTGACAAAACGGAGCAATCGATTTTTCAAATCTCGGATTCTAACCTGCGCAAGAATTACGACAACATGAAGTCGTTGATGTATCGCGCCATCCAGGAATTGCAGGAAAAGAAGAATCATAAGGATGGACTTACCGGGATTCCTAGTGGTTTTTCACGACTTGACCGGGTCACTTCAGGCTGGCAGCGTTCGGACCTTGTTATTATTGCGGCCCGCCCCGGTATGGGTAAGACTGCTTTTATTGTTTCAGCACTTCGCAATGCGGCCGTTGATTTCAACCACGCAGTTGCGATTTTCTCGTTGGAGATGGCTTCGCTTCAGCTGGTGAATCGTTTGATCTCAGCGGAAGCTGAATTGGAATCGGAGAAAATCAAGAAAGGAAACCTGGCGGAATTTGAATGGCAACAGTTAGTACACAAAACCAACCGGTTGTCATCTGCTCCGATTTTTATTGACGACACCCCTGCGCTTTCTATCCTTGAGCTTCGTGCTAAGTGCCGGAGGCTGAAAGCAGAGCACAATATTCAATTGATTGTAATTGACTACCTGCAATTGATGAAAGGAGAGTCCGGCGGAAACCGCGAACAGGAAATCGCTTCGATCTCCAGGGCACTGAAAGGAATTGCCAAAGAATTGAATGTACCAGTGATCGCTCTTTCGCAGTTAAGTCGGGGAGTGGAAACTAGAGGTGGTGATAAGCGCCCTCAGCTTTCAGATTTGCGTGAATCGGGTTCTATTGAACAAGATGCTGATATTGTTATGTTCCTCTATCGTCCGGAATATTATAAGATCACCGAATACGAAGACGGTACTCCATCTCAAGGGGTTGCAGAAGTGATTATCGCTAAGCACCGGAACGGCTCTCTCGAAAATGTGCGTCTCAAGTTTATTGGCAAGTTCACCAAGTTTGCGGATTACGATGCACCGGATGGCTTTACTCCGATGAGTAACATTCAAAGCAGGATGAATCAACGCAATGAACCGCCTCCGTTCCCTGGTGACGAAGAAACTCCGTTCTAA
- a CDS encoding DNA polymerase III subunit epsilon yields the protein MKLSLKIPLCFFDLEATGVNVAHDRIVEIAVIKVMPNGEILRKTNLLNPTIPIPAESTAIHGINNEDVKDKPTFKEVAREYARFFEGADLAGFNILKFDVPMLVEEFLRADVDFDYHRKKIIDSQKIYHFMEKRTLSAAYKFYCQKQMDNAHSAESDTQASMEVLMSQIERYEGQEVFDGLERKVGVIKNDMETLAKLVGDDMIDLAGRMIRNPKGAVIFNFGKHKGKVVDSVFKEEPAYYDWMMNGDFPLDTKRKLTEIKLAGLKK from the coding sequence ATGAAGTTAAGTCTTAAAATACCACTGTGCTTTTTTGACCTTGAAGCTACCGGAGTAAATGTCGCGCACGACAGGATTGTCGAAATCGCGGTGATTAAAGTCATGCCTAACGGGGAAATTCTGCGGAAGACCAATTTGCTTAACCCAACCATTCCGATTCCTGCAGAGTCAACCGCCATCCATGGGATCAACAACGAAGACGTGAAGGACAAACCAACGTTCAAGGAAGTAGCACGGGAGTATGCGCGTTTTTTTGAAGGAGCTGACCTTGCCGGTTTTAATATTCTAAAATTTGATGTTCCTATGCTTGTGGAGGAGTTCCTTCGCGCTGATGTGGATTTTGATTATCACCGCAAGAAGATCATCGATTCCCAGAAAATCTATCATTTCATGGAGAAGCGTACGCTGTCTGCAGCTTACAAATTCTACTGCCAAAAGCAAATGGACAACGCGCACTCAGCCGAGTCTGACACCCAGGCTTCGATGGAAGTATTGATGTCGCAAATCGAAAGGTATGAAGGGCAGGAAGTATTTGATGGCCTCGAACGTAAAGTGGGCGTTATCAAAAATGACATGGAGACGCTGGCCAAACTAGTCGGTGATGACATGATCGACCTGGCAGGCAGGATGATCCGCAATCCGAAAGGAGCTGTGATCTTCAATTTTGGAAAACACAAGGGCAAAGTAGTTGATAGCGTCTTCAAAGAAGAACCTGCCTACTACGACTGGATGATGAATGGTGACTTCCCACTTGATACAAAAAGGAAGCTCACCGAAATAAAGCTGGCAGGTCTTAAAAAATAA